The following proteins are encoded in a genomic region of Desulfovibrio sp. JC010:
- a CDS encoding YqiA/YcfP family alpha/beta fold hydrolase, with the protein MKNIFINIHGFGSSGANSKAAALTENYPEHEMISPDLPADPLDCLEIIDAIVMENKNRPVVMQGSSMGGLYSLIMHLRHGVPALLINPALTPAALVRSRLGEIYEFSNGDSILIEQEHVDRFTIVEEELQKGIAEKGVNKGHVLALIGEQDELLDQNIMKSILRKAGAEIISYDNDHQFQGYDRISIADENVRTFLLKQRS; encoded by the coding sequence ATGAAAAACATTTTTATCAACATACACGGATTCGGATCATCCGGCGCAAACTCCAAGGCCGCTGCACTTACTGAGAATTATCCCGAGCACGAAATGATCAGCCCGGACCTGCCCGCCGACCCGCTGGACTGCCTTGAAATAATCGATGCCATTGTCATGGAAAACAAAAACCGCCCCGTTGTCATGCAGGGTTCTTCCATGGGCGGTTTATACTCCCTGATCATGCACCTGCGCCACGGAGTCCCCGCACTGCTGATCAATCCGGCACTGACCCCGGCAGCACTGGTCCGCAGCCGGCTGGGCGAAATTTATGAATTTTCTAACGGCGACAGCATCCTCATTGAACAGGAACATGTGGACCGCTTCACAATTGTGGAAGAAGAGCTGCAGAAAGGAATTGCGGAAAAGGGCGTGAACAAAGGACACGTGCTGGCCCTGATCGGAGAGCAGGATGAACTGCTGGACCAGAATATAATGAAATCAATACTCAGGAAGGCCGGGGCCGAAATCATTTCCTATGACAACGACCACCAGTTTCAAGGATATGACCGGATTTCCATTGCGGATGAGAATGTCCGGACTTTCCTGCTGAAGCAGCGGAGCTAA
- a CDS encoding DUF2325 domain-containing protein, whose protein sequence is MCAALIGGMDRLKRDYIVSAKKKGVKLKVFTGKENKVSSKLGNADHVIIFTNQISHAAKKDIVKYTKAKDIPLHMFHSCGVSTLRNCLENL, encoded by the coding sequence ATGTGCGCAGCCCTTATAGGCGGTATGGACAGACTTAAACGGGATTACATTGTTTCAGCCAAGAAGAAAGGCGTTAAACTCAAAGTTTTCACCGGCAAGGAAAACAAGGTTTCCTCAAAACTTGGCAATGCCGACCATGTAATCATCTTTACCAATCAGATTTCACACGCAGCAAAGAAAGACATCGTAAAGTACACCAAGGCAAAAGATATTCCTCTGCACATGTTCCATTCCTGCGGTGTTTCCACCCTGAGGAACTGCCTTGAAAATCTGTAG
- a CDS encoding deoxyribonuclease IV yields the protein MYIGAHMPITGGVDKAVERIMSIGGTALQIFTRNQRQWKVKPLEDKVVENFKNLREEWGNYPVSVHDSYLINLASPKPDSVAKSVKAFAEELRRTEQLGIEYLVTHPGSHLGTGKVEALERYVSNLDQAIALSETEEVKVLIENTAGQGTNLGSRFGELATILEDSGYTSRMGVCFDTCHAFAAGYDLRTAESCAEVFERFDKLIGLDFIRFFHLNDSKQELGSNKDRHEHIGKGYIGLEGFKSIISDPRFSAVPKVIETPKDDDPEFKLDKMNIDLLRSLRE from the coding sequence ATGTATATAGGTGCTCATATGCCCATAACCGGCGGGGTGGACAAGGCTGTGGAAAGAATAATGTCCATCGGCGGGACCGCCCTGCAGATTTTCACCCGCAACCAGCGCCAGTGGAAGGTCAAGCCCCTTGAAGACAAGGTGGTGGAAAATTTTAAAAACCTGCGGGAGGAATGGGGCAATTATCCGGTCAGTGTCCATGATTCCTATCTTATAAATCTTGCCTCCCCCAAGCCGGACAGCGTTGCAAAGTCTGTAAAGGCTTTTGCTGAGGAATTGCGCCGTACAGAGCAGTTGGGCATTGAATATCTGGTCACCCATCCCGGTTCGCATCTCGGCACAGGCAAGGTTGAGGCTCTGGAACGCTACGTATCAAATCTTGATCAGGCTATTGCCCTTTCGGAAACAGAGGAAGTGAAGGTGCTCATTGAAAATACTGCCGGTCAGGGAACCAATCTCGGCAGTCGTTTCGGGGAACTGGCGACCATACTTGAGGATTCCGGTTATACTTCGCGCATGGGGGTCTGCTTTGATACCTGCCATGCTTTTGCCGCCGGTTACGACCTGCGCACAGCTGAATCCTGCGCAGAGGTTTTTGAGCGTTTTGATAAGTTGATCGGTCTGGATTTTATCCGTTTTTTTCACCTGAATGACAGCAAGCAGGAGCTGGGTTCCAATAAAGACCGGCACGAACATATCGGAAAAGGCTATATAGGACTTGAAGGATTCAAGTCCATCATCAGCGATCCACGTTTTTCAGCGGTACCCAAAGTGATTGAAACACCAAAGGATGATGACCCGGAATTCAAGCTCGACAAAATGAATATCGACCTGCTCCGTTCCCTGCGCGAATAA
- a CDS encoding GAK system CofD-like protein: MNKEHPAIVFFSGGTALNGLAAELAKVNPACAYIITTFDSGGSSAALREVFDMPAVGDVRNRLLALADTVSPEKANIVEMLNTRLPSYADRTALYGQLSHLANGSHTLMDGFSEVVRKILSERFALFIELAGDSFDPVNASLGNIVLAAGFMAHQRVLAPPIAQLSRLIGARGIVRASTVDNGHLAVRLVNGEILAGQHLFTGKERDPVASPIDGMWICSGVDDPWPRPVHASSLAINLVNDADLIVYPMGSFYSSTLAAVSPQGLGQAVSNNSCPKVFIPNMGFDPELIGHDINLQVERLLEILRMDNAAYISSDKALNYIIIDSESGNYQEEQDFTALEKLPLKVIDRRLVSDESGGLIDPRLLSPILMELAVGMGIRDTS; encoded by the coding sequence GTGAATAAGGAACATCCGGCAATTGTTTTCTTCAGCGGAGGCACGGCTTTGAACGGGCTGGCCGCTGAGCTTGCGAAAGTCAATCCGGCGTGTGCCTATATCATTACTACTTTTGATTCCGGGGGCAGTTCTGCCGCGCTGCGGGAAGTGTTCGACATGCCCGCGGTGGGTGATGTCCGTAACCGTTTGCTGGCCCTTGCCGATACCGTCAGTCCTGAAAAAGCCAATATTGTTGAAATGCTCAATACAAGACTGCCCTCCTATGCGGACCGTACTGCGCTGTATGGGCAGCTTTCTCATCTTGCCAATGGTTCCCACACACTTATGGATGGTTTTTCCGAAGTGGTCCGTAAGATTCTTTCCGAGCGGTTTGCCCTTTTTATTGAGCTGGCCGGGGACAGTTTTGATCCGGTCAATGCCAGTCTGGGCAATATTGTACTGGCCGCCGGGTTCATGGCCCACCAGAGAGTGCTTGCTCCGCCCATTGCCCAGCTTTCCCGGCTCATCGGCGCAAGGGGCATTGTCCGCGCTTCCACGGTGGATAACGGGCATCTGGCAGTGCGTCTGGTAAACGGGGAAATTCTCGCCGGGCAGCATTTGTTCACCGGTAAGGAGCGTGATCCCGTTGCTTCCCCTATCGATGGTATGTGGATATGTTCCGGGGTGGATGATCCCTGGCCGCGTCCGGTGCATGCATCGTCGCTGGCCATTAATCTGGTCAATGATGCGGATTTGATTGTTTATCCCATGGGCAGCTTTTATTCCAGCACATTGGCTGCTGTTTCCCCGCAGGGGCTGGGGCAGGCTGTTTCCAATAATTCCTGTCCCAAGGTGTTTATACCTAATATGGGATTTGATCCTGAACTAATCGGCCACGACATAAATCTTCAGGTGGAACGGCTTCTGGAAATACTGCGCATGGACAATGCCGCCTATATAAGTTCCGACAAGGCTTTGAATTATATCATTATTGATTCCGAGAGCGGCAATTATCAGGAGGAGCAGGATTTTACGGCTTTGGAAAAACTGCCCCTGAAAGTAATTGACCGCAGGCTTGTTTCAGATGAGTCTGGAGGGCTGATTGATCCCCGGCTATTAAGCCCCATACTCATGGAGTTGGCGGTAGGGATGGGAATCCGGGATACAAGTTAA